The nucleotide sequence CCGGGAAAAACCGCGCCGCGTGCATCACAGCCAGAACCTGAATCTCGATCTCGGCCACGCGGTAGATGACAATATAGTTCTTGTGAACAACCAGCTCGCGTGTCCCATTCGCGCGTCCTGGACGCCCCATATGCGGATGCTCAGGTAGGTTTTGCTCAACGGTCGAAATGATCAAGTTGGCCAGCTCCATCGCAGCAGCGATGTTGTCGATGGATATGAAGTCAACAATTTCGGCGAGATCTGTCTCTGCCTCGGCGCTCCAGACGACCGCATTCATTCCGTTGCGCGGTCAAACTTCGCTTTCATCCGGTCTTCAAACCGATCCAAAAGCGTAGCACTGCTAATTCCGTCGCCCGCATCCATACCTGCGGCACGTTGGTCTATTGTGGCCAAAAACTGCTCCTCTGCTGCGAGATAGCGTTCAATGGCTTCGTTCGCCAAAAACGACTTCGAGCGCTGCGTCGCGGTCGCAAGACGTGACAAACGCTCAGAAACCTCTGGTTTTGTATGAACTGAAATGACGGATCGCTCTGCCATGTAGATACCTGTGTGATGCATATGTATACATCTTACTACAACTGACGTCTTGGCGCAAACATAGCCGCGTTTGCAGCAGTTTCATTCTAAGAAATCCGGCTCTGCAAGAGGCCCCCTCTTTGGCAGGCTTGGTTCGATGACCTCGTCTTGGTCAACATATGTCAGGTATGGATTGCTCTGCTCTAGCTGACCGAGAAACCGCCTGAAGGCAGATTTAGCAACTACTTCGTCGGGCGCATCAAGTGCGCGGAATTTCATATTGATCCGTCCGCCAATGCTGATCACACCGTATTGTGTCGGCAGGCTGGCAAGATCGTCGGCTAGGACGAATACCTGCTCTTCAATAGGCCATGTTCCTGACGCCCTGTCTTCCAAGACCGGCATCAGTGTTTGCGTTTTGGAATGCGAGGTCGCCTTCCCCTTTGCTTGCGATGAAGTATCGCTGGACGATTCAGATGTCATTTGCCCCAACTCGGTCGGTGCAGTCAGAAAGCCTGCGTCTGGGGTGAGGCTGATAGCACTACCAGCTACGCTGTTTCGACCAGATCCCGTCACCGCGCTTTCCGAAATCGATTGACCTTCGAGATAGCCAATCGAGTAACCGACAACCGTCGGCTTTGTCAGAACATCTTTGATCTTGCTAGGGTCAATCAACCCACCGCGATAGAGCAGCCTGACGAGGTATGCCGCATCCTCAGGCTCTTTGATTGAGAACACAGCCTTGACCTCTGCTTCGTTGATCACCGTTGAGAAGACCCTTTCACCAGCGTCGCGGAGTTGGCCAAGGTTTTGGTGCGCCAGAATGATATGCAGCCCATACTTGCGGCACTCTTCAAACATCTCGGAAATGTTGCTGCCAGATAGATAGCGGTGCGCTTCATCCAAATATAAGAAATAAGGCCTGTTGTTGCCGCGCAGTTTCGACTGCCCAAACAGGCTTGAGATCAGCAACAGCCCAAATAGCTGCGCTGAGTCTGCATCAAAAATCTCGGTATCCTTCAGATCAAAAAGCAAGATCTCCCCTTGATCCATCGCCGTTCGAAGGTCGATGGTCTCCTCCGTCTTCGAAAACGTCGCGCCGATCACGGGGTTGGCCATCAAAGTGAACAAGCGCCTTGCCACCGACGATACATATTCAAGGAAATCACTGTCTTTGTATCGCGTCAGCAGCGACCATTGTTCCTTTGCTAACCTGTTTTGCAGCTGATCTATCAAAGGCTGCACGTCAGGTCGATAGCGCGGATTGAGAAGCAGCGGATAGTCAGCAAGTGTCAGGCCTGCTTCCGCGAGCGTCATAAGCAAGAGCACCAACACCTCATGCGTTCGGGGTTGATGCCGCAACTCCTCTTCACTGAACAACCTGCCAATTGCATCAGCAACCCGCGTTCCTGTGGCATGTGCATGCCGAGGATCTGACATAGCCAATGGATTGAAGGCGACGGTCGTCTCCCCATCGCCAATCTTGAAGTAGCGCACCTTTCGATGCTTGAGCAGGCGCGGTCGTTGCGAAAGCCATTTCAGAACATCCTCACACTGCGTGCCATGCGGATCGATCAAACACAGGCCACGTCCCTCGCCAATATCTTGCTGGATCATCGAGCGCATGAAACGGCTTTTCCCAGAGCCGTTCGAGCCAACAATATGCATATGGCGCTGCCGCGCTCTCTCGGGCGCGATGATTTCAGGGGGTTCAATCCTCTGCCCCAACCCGTTGACCACGTCTTCGGCGACGGTTCCGAGAACCATGTCCAGTTTGCCAAACATATGTTTTTGTTGTATTATATTAGCCAAAACGACCTCCTCATCCCCTGTCGTGATCAGCAAGGAGCTTAGCCGAAACTTGGCTCCAACTGTTCATGACAAATGAGAGGTCTCTATGACTGTTCTTTCGAAAACCGATCCCAAAGATGTAACTGAAGGGTTTGCAGCCAAGGGGCGCTACAGCTTCCCAAGGCTTCTCTTGCAGTTCGCAGGCGACTGGGATGTTGACCTGCAATGGGTGCGCGAACGCGTTTCGCAACTCCAAACTGGCGCACATATCGCGCAGTTGTTTCGCGACATCATCACCGCCAAAGACGGCGGCATGGCATGGGCGACGCATCCGAACGCGCGAGACATTCTCTGGAACATTCTGAGAGGATTGAATGCCGCGTGGGAAAACGTCCTGCAGCATGCGCCTGATCGCAACCAGTTGACGTTGGAGTACCTTGTCGATGCACTGACGCATTTCAAACGCGCAACAAGCAGTACATAACTGCGCAAAAAGCCCCGTGTCTCTGTCACCGGGCTTTTTCATGTCAGATCGGCTCGCGTTTCCAACAGTTCCACGGCCAACTGTTTCTCATCTTCAGTAAGATCGTCGTCTGACATGATCCCTGCGATCGC is from Yoonia sp. GPGPB17 and encodes:
- a CDS encoding type II toxin-antitoxin system RelE/ParE family toxin — translated: MNAVVWSAEAETDLAEIVDFISIDNIAAAMELANLIISTVEQNLPEHPHMGRPGRANGTRELVVHKNYIVIYRVAEIEIQVLAVMHAARFFPANG
- a CDS encoding CopG family ribbon-helix-helix protein, whose amino-acid sequence is MHHTGIYMAERSVISVHTKPEVSERLSRLATATQRSKSFLANEAIERYLAAEEQFLATIDQRAAGMDAGDGISSATLLDRFEDRMKAKFDRATE
- a CDS encoding type IV secretory system conjugative DNA transfer family protein, with the translated sequence MANIIQQKHMFGKLDMVLGTVAEDVVNGLGQRIEPPEIIAPERARQRHMHIVGSNGSGKSRFMRSMIQQDIGEGRGLCLIDPHGTQCEDVLKWLSQRPRLLKHRKVRYFKIGDGETTVAFNPLAMSDPRHAHATGTRVADAIGRLFSEEELRHQPRTHEVLVLLLMTLAEAGLTLADYPLLLNPRYRPDVQPLIDQLQNRLAKEQWSLLTRYKDSDFLEYVSSVARRLFTLMANPVIGATFSKTEETIDLRTAMDQGEILLFDLKDTEIFDADSAQLFGLLLISSLFGQSKLRGNNRPYFLYLDEAHRYLSGSNISEMFEECRKYGLHIILAHQNLGQLRDAGERVFSTVINEAEVKAVFSIKEPEDAAYLVRLLYRGGLIDPSKIKDVLTKPTVVGYSIGYLEGQSISESAVTGSGRNSVAGSAISLTPDAGFLTAPTELGQMTSESSSDTSSQAKGKATSHSKTQTLMPVLEDRASGTWPIEEQVFVLADDLASLPTQYGVISIGGRINMKFRALDAPDEVVAKSAFRRFLGQLEQSNPYLTYVDQDEVIEPSLPKRGPLAEPDFLE